Proteins encoded within one genomic window of Candidatus Brevundimonas colombiensis:
- a CDS encoding SUF system Fe-S cluster assembly protein translates to MTDDAIQDSDAFQAAWDEPQNSALSQGELDKLTEDLIDALKTVYDPEIPVDIYELGLIYRVDVNDDRDVVVDMTLTAPGCPVAGEMPGWVETAVEKVEGVRSAKANLVFDPPWDASKMSDEAKLALNMF, encoded by the coding sequence ATGACCGACGATGCCATTCAGGACAGCGACGCGTTCCAGGCCGCCTGGGACGAGCCGCAGAATAGCGCCCTGTCGCAGGGAGAGCTGGACAAGCTGACCGAGGACCTGATCGACGCGCTGAAGACCGTCTATGATCCGGAAATCCCGGTCGACATCTATGAATTGGGCCTGATCTACCGCGTGGACGTCAACGACGACCGCGACGTTGTGGTGGACATGACCCTGACGGCGCCCGGCTGTCCCGTGGCGGGCGAAATGCCGGGATGGGTCGAGACGGCGGTGGAGAAGGTCGAGGGCGTGCGCAGCGCCAAGGCCAATCTGGTGTTCGACCCGCCGTGGGACGCCTCCAAGATGAGCGACGAGGCCAAGCTGGCCTTGAACATGTTCTGA